From the genome of Malus domestica chromosome 04, GDT2T_hap1, one region includes:
- the LOC103408270 gene encoding replication factor C subunit 2 — MASSSSSSAYDMPWVEKYRPTKVADIVGNEDAVSRIQVIARDGNMPNLILAGPPGTGKTTSILALAHELLGPNYKEAVLELNASDDRGIDVVRNKIKMFAQKKVTLPSGRHKVVILDEADSMTSGAQQALRRTMEIYSNSTRFALACNTSSKIIEPIQSRCALVRFSRLTDEEILGRLMIVVQAEKVPYVPEGLEAIIFTADGDMRQALNNLQATNSGFRFVNQENVFKVCDQPHPLHVKNMVRNILEGKFDDACSGLKQLYDLGYSPTDIITTFFRIIKNYDMAEFLKLEFMKETGFAHMRICDGVGSYLQMCGLLAKLSLVRETAKET, encoded by the exons ATGGcgtcgtcttcttcttcgtcaGCCTACGACATGCCGTGGGTGGAGAAGTACAGGCCCACCAAGGTCGCCGACATTGTGGGCAATGAAGACGCCGTGTCCAGAATCCAGGTCATCGCTCGCGACGGCAACATGCCCAACCTCATCTTAGCC GGTCCTCCTGGAACTGGTAAGACCACTAGCATACTGGCTCTTGCACATGAGCTTTTGGGACCAAACTATAAGGAGGCTGTTTTAGAGCTGAATGCATCAGATGACAG GGGAATCGATGTTGTGAGgaacaaaattaaaatgtttgcTCAAAAGAAAGTTACACTGCCTTCCGGACGCCATAAAGTTGTCATCTTGGATGAAGCTGACAG CATGACATCTGGAGCACAACAAGCTCTGAGGCGAACAATGGAAATATATTCAAATTCCACTCGTTTCGCTCTTGCGTGCAATACATCTTCCAAAATCATTGAGCCTATTCAGAGTAGATGTGCCCTTGTCCGGTTTTCTAGATTGACTGATGAGGAGATACTTGGTCGCCTAATGATAGTGGTTCAAGCTGAGAAG GTTCCATATGTTCCAGAAGGTCTTGAAGCGATTATTTTCACCGCTGATGGTGATATGAGGCAGGCACTGAATAACTTGCAAGCTACAAACAGTGGATTCCGGTTTGTGAACCAAGAAAATGTTTTCAAG GTCTGTGACCAGCCTCATCCGTTGCATGTAAAGAATATGGTGCGCAACATACTGGAAGGGAAATTTGATGATGCTTGTTCGGGTCTCAAGCAGCTCTACGATCTGGGTTACTCCCCAACGGACATAATCACAACTTTTTTCCGTATCATAAAAAACTATGATATGGCTGAGTTTTTGAAACTGGAGTTCATGAAG GAAACTGGATTTGCTCACATGAGAATCTGTGATGGAGTTGGCTCGTACCTTCAGATGTGTGGTCTTCTGGCTAAGCTTTCCCTAGTCCGTGAAACCGCGAAGGAAACATAA
- the LOC103433020 gene encoding RHOMBOID-like protein 2, whose amino-acid sequence MADPERGPPTKPRPTNYNYNSNQYYVGTSETQWTSWLIPMFVVANVVVFIVAMSINNCPKHNLGFADKCVAKFLGRFSFEPLRENPLFGPSSDTLEKLGALEWFKVVHGHQGWRLFTCMWLHAGVIHLLANMLSLVFIGIRLEQQFGFVRVGIIYLLSGFGGSILSALFIQNNISVGASGALFGLLGAMLSELITNWSIYTNKAAALLTLIVIIAINLAVGILPHVDNFAHIGGFLSGFLLGFIFLLRPQFGWTESRNLAANARVKSKHKPYQYVLVLVASALLIAGLTTGLVLLFKGENLNKHCSWCHYLSCVPTSKWKCGN is encoded by the exons ATGGCTGATCCAGAACGAGGACCGCCAACAAAACCCAGACCCAccaattacaattacaactCCAACCAGTACTACGTGGGAACATCCGAAACCCAATGGACATCGTGGCTGATTCCTATGTTCGTGGTGGCCAATGTTGTTGTCTTCATCGTCGCCATGTCCATCAACAACTGCCCAAAACACAATCTTGGTTTCGCCGACAAGTGCGTGGCCAAGTTTCTGGGTCGGTTTTCGTTCGAGCCTCTCAGGGAGAACCCTCTGTTCGGTCCTTCTTCTGATAC ATTGGAAAAATTGGGAGCTCTTGAATGGTTCAAGGTTGTACATGGGCATCAAGGATGGAGGCTTTTCACTTGTATGTGGTTGCATGCTGGTGTCATCCATTTGCTTGCAAACATGCTCAGCTTGGTCTTTATTGGCATCCGTCTTGAGCAGCAGTTTGGGTTTG TACGCGTGGGGATAATCTACCTGTTGTCTGGATTTGGTGGGAGCATATTATCTGCCCTTTTCATTCAGAACAATATTTCTGTTGGTGCTTCTGGCGCTTTGTTTGGACTTCTCGGAGCTATGTTATCAGAGCTTATTACTAACTGGAGTATATACACAAATAAG GCCGCCGCACTATTGACGCTTATAGTCATTATCGCCATTAACTTAGCTGTTGGGATTCTTCCTCATGTTGACAACTTCGCCCACATTGGAGGATTCTTGAGTGGCTTTCTCCTTGGCTTTATTTTTCTACTTCGTCCCCAGTTTGGATGGACAGAGTCTCGGAATCTTGCAGCCAATGCTCGTGTCAAATCTAAGCATAAGCCTTACCAATATGTTCTTGTGTTGGTTGCCTCTGCCTTGCTGATTGCCGG ATTAACTACAGGATTGGTGTTACTGTTCAAAGGAGAGAACTTAAACAAGCACTGCAGTTGGTGCCATTACCTAAGCTGCGTGCCAACGTCAAAATGGAAATGCGGGAACTGA
- the LOC103408269 gene encoding large ribosomal subunit protein eL24z: MVLKTELCRFSGDKIYPGKGIRFIRSDSQVFLFANSKCKRYFHNRLKPSKLTWTAMYRKQHKKDIAAESVKKKRRSTKKPYSRSIVGATLEVIQKRRTEKPEVRDAAREAALREIKERIKKTKDEKKAKKAESVSKSKGQSKGNVPKAAAPKAAKLGGGGGGKR; this comes from the exons ATGGTTCTGAAGACGGAGCTCTGCCGTTTCAGCGGCGACAAGATTTACCCGGGAAAGGGAATCCGATTCATCCGCTCCGATTCCCAGGTCTTCCTCTTCGCCAATTCCAAATGCAAGAGGTACTTCCACAACCGCCTCAAGCCTTCCAAGCTCACCTGGACCGCCATGTACCGGAAGCAACACAAGAAG GATATTGCGGCTGAATCTGTGAAGAAGAAGCGCCGCTCGACCAAGAAGCCCTATTCGAGGTCCATTGTGGGTGCCACATTGGAAGTTATCCAGAAGCGAAGGACCGAAAAGCCCGAAGTTCGTGACGCTGCCCGTGAGGCTGCTCTTCG TGAAATTAAGGAAAGGATTAAGAAGACCAAGGATGAGAAGAAGGCCAAGAAGGCCGAATCGGTGTCCAAGTCAAAGGGCCAGTCCAAGGGAAATGTGCCCAAGGCTGCTGCTCCCAAGGCCGCCAAGcttggaggtggtggtggtggaaagCGAtga
- the LOC139194970 gene encoding zinc finger BED domain-containing protein RICESLEEPER 3-like — MAGKDMFVKANETISSQTTININASSVPPLPLVDNGKKKNPSRKMSIVWDHFTKVDGGESFDPSDLGATCNYYKKSYVCDTKKYGTSSLWNHLSNQCKRYPHRVEDKKQKILSFGENNGSLMAIGFSKEAYRVELTKMGIENVFTITVDNASTNDQGLKEFHESILRIRSPVKYVRSSPSRLKKFKECMERVKIESKGLVVLDVPTRWNSTYLILVVALKFQKAFERLEEDDGHFVTLYMVMQILSFVYGADEVIELTNGFKDVLVQLYYFYLKSNEQAPQAPNVGSSSSSAPMEVVDSSSIEDARLSQFLKIRKQINRGELRSEVDRFLLEPHKNPMDKQFKCLKWWKVHQEKYPISAKIARDVFAIPVSTVASESTFSTGGRILDDYRSSLTPKMVEALICTQNWLKSPPIFSEVESSSIENMEIMSR, encoded by the exons ATGGCTGGGAAAGATATGTTCGTTAAAGCTAATGAAACAATAAGTTCTCAAACTACGATCAATATTAATGCTTCATCAGTGCCACCTCTTCCGTTGGTGGATAATGGTAAGAAGAAGAATCCAAGTAGGAAAATGTCCATAGTGTGGGATCACTTCACCAAAGTTGATGGTGGTGAATCTTTTGATCCCAGTGACCTTGGAGCTACTTGTAACTACTACAAGAAGAGTTATGTTTGTGATACTAAGAAGTATGGGACCTCTAGTTTGTGGAATCATTTGTCTAACCAATGTAAAAGGTATCCTCATCGGGTTGaggacaaaaaacaaaaaatccttAGCTTTGGGGAGAACAATGGTAGCCTTATGGCAATTGGCTTTAGTAAGGAAGCTTATAGGGTTGAGTTAACCAAGATG GGAATAGAAAATGTGTTCACTATAACTGTTGATAATGCTTCAACAAATGATCAG GGGTTAAAGGAATTTCATGAGTCTATATTGAGAATTCGATCCCCTGTCAAGTATGTGAGGTCTTCGCCTTCAAGGCTAAAAAAGTTTAAGGAATGTATGGAACGTGTGAAAATAGAGTCTAAGGGTCTTGTGGTTTTAGATGTACCAACAAGGTGGAATTCCACCTATTTAATATTGGTTGTTGCCCTTAAGTTCCAAAAAGCATTTGAAAGGCTGGAGGAAGATGATGGACATTTTGTTACTTTATACATGGTGATGCAAATATTGAG TTTTGTATACGGTGCAGATGAAGTGATTGAATTGACCAATGGTTTTAAAGATGTGTTAGTGCAGCTTTATTACTTTTATTTGAAGTCTAATGAACAAGCTCCCCAAGCTCCTAATGTTGGTTCATCTAGTAGCAGTGCACCAATGGAAGTTGTTGATAGTAGTTCTATTGAAGATGCAAGGTTGTCTCAATTTCTGAAGATAAGAAAACAGATAAATAGAGGTGAGTTAAGAAGTGAGGTGGATAGGTTCTTACTGGAACCTCATAAGAATCCAATGGATAAGCAATTTAAATGCTTGAAATGGTGGAAGGTTCACCAAGAAAAATATCCAATTTCAGCTAAGATTGCAAGGGATGTGTTTGCAATACCGGTTTCCACAGTCGCATCTGAATCTACCTTTAGCACTGGAGGGCGTATTCTTGATGATTATAGGAGTTCCCTAACTCCTAAGATGGTAGAGGCACTGATTTGCACTCAAAATTGGTTAAAGTCACCTCCTATATTTTCAGAAGTTGAATCATCATCCATTGAGAATATGGAAATCATGAGCAGATAA